TGAGACGCATCGGCACACGGGTTGCACGGCGTCTAAGATGCGCGCATGAGCTTTGGGCAGGGGGGACCTCAGTGGGATCCCTGGAAACCGAATACCCCGCAACAACCGTGGGACGACCAGAGCGGCCGGGCCCCGCAGCAGCCGTGGGGCGGTCAGAGCGGCGGCCAGGCCCCCGACTGGGCGGCACTCGCCGACGCGTCCGAGACCCGTAACAGACGCCGCAGACTCCTGCTGATCGTCACGGCCGCGGTGGCCACCGTCGGCGTGGGCGCGGCCGTCGCCATGGCCGTGGTCAACGCCGACGGCAACAACCAGGCCTCCAACAAGCCGACCTCAGGGCTGCCCGCCACCGCGGACATCCCCAGCGACACCGCCTCGACGGTGCCGTCGTTCGCGCCGACGAGCGCGCCGCCGCCACTGGATCCGAAGGACTTCATATCCAGTGTGCAGAAGGACACGGCGGAGCTGACGCCGGACACCCTCTTCCCCGGCACACAGCTGACGATGGGCGAGCGCCTCTACAAGAAGGGCCCTACCGCGGACACGGCGAACTGCGCGTCGGCGGCGAAGAACACCCTTCCGAAGATCCTCAAGGACAACAGGTGCACGCGCTTCCTGCGCGTCACCTACAGCAAGGACGGCGTCGCGGTGACGGTCGGCGTGGCCGTCTTCGACACCGAGGCGCAGGCCACGAAGGTCAAGGCCACGGCGGACAAGAAGAGCATCGTCGAGTCCCTCTCCGGCGGCGGTGTCCCGACGTTCTGCCGCTCGGCGATCTGCCGCTCGACCACCAACTCGTACGGCCGCTACGCCTACTTCACGATTGCCGGCTTCACCGACGGCAAGGACGTGACGACTAAGAGCACGGCCGTCTTCACCACGGGCGACGACCTGGGCGAGTTCGCCTTCCGCCAGATCAGGCGCCGCGGCGAGGCCCAGGCTTCGGCGGCGAGCCAGTAGTACGCCCCAGAGGTCTCCTCCCGCCCCTCGATGGCCGACGATCACTGATCGTCGGCCATCGCGCGAAGGCCGTCGCACATGGGCTACGTAACCCAGGAGGTCACGTCAGTGCACCTGGCCCCGCACCCGCCGAGCCTGCAGCTGCCGGTCGGCGAGCTGGTCGTCCGCCGGGTAGGCGACCTCCTCAAGGGTCAGCCCGTACGGCCGTACGACATGCACGGCACTGTCACGCACCCGCGCGTCCAGCACCCGCCGCGGCCACTCCACCGTCCGGTGCCCGTCACCCACGAACAGCAGCGCGCCGACCATGGACCGCACCTGGTTGTGGCAGAAGGCGTCGGCGCGGACCTCGATCTCGACGATGCCGTCCAGCCGTCGGCGTACCCCGAAGTCGAGGATCTCGCGGACCGTCGAGGCCCCCTCGCGCTTCTTCGCGTAGGCGGCGAAGTCATGCTCCCCGACCAGGGACTTGGCAGCGGCGTCCATGACGTCGACATCCAACTCCCAGTCGTGCCACAGGACATGGTTCCGCAGCAGCGGGTCCACCCCGCCCGGCCGGTCGCCGACCCGGTAGACGTAACGC
This genomic interval from Streptomyces sp. B21-083 contains the following:
- the truA gene encoding tRNA pseudouridine(38-40) synthase TruA, whose translation is MSDDVEPGFVRVRLDLSYDGTAFSGWARQPGGRRTVQGEIEEALRTVTRSGEVTYDLTVAGRTDTGVHARGQVAHVDLPVGLWDEHREKLLKRLAGRLPKDVRVWRAAEAPSGFNARFAALWRRYVYRVGDRPGGVDPLLRNHVLWHDWELDVDVMDAAAKSLVGEHDFAAYAKKREGASTVREILDFGVRRRLDGIVEIEVRADAFCHNQVRSMVGALLFVGDGHRTVEWPRRVLDARVRDSAVHVVRPYGLTLEEVAYPADDQLADRQLQARRVRGQVH